The following proteins are co-located in the Bordetella bronchialis genome:
- a CDS encoding NAD(P)/FAD-dependent oxidoreductase, which produces MTHRFDTLVLGAGIVGVSVAVHLQARGHSVALIDRRAPGQETSHGNGGLIQREGVYPYAFPRSLRALFKYAGNRAPDVRYHATALPRVAPFLARYWWHSAPRSHAAIARRYATLIEHCVAEHRVLARMAGVADMIRPSGWLKVFRDAASQDRELRQSEQWRREYGVAYEAHDAASLRAIEPHLSGLVGALRYVDADTVGDPRGLTQAYARYFQRLGGQLLVGDAMSLEPGWSVDTDAGPVQGRAAVVALGPWSGDLGRRLGYRLPLAVKRGYHMHYKAQAGTGLRHPVLDADNGFLLAPMAQGIRLTTGAEFALRDARRTPVQLAAVEPLARAIFPLGEPVDTQAWMGARPCTPDMMPIVGPAPRHGNLWFACGHAHHGLTLGPVTGRLLAEMMTGAETLVDPAPFAMTRFRT; this is translated from the coding sequence ATGACGCATCGTTTCGACACCTTGGTACTGGGCGCCGGCATCGTCGGCGTATCCGTCGCCGTGCATCTGCAGGCCCGCGGCCACAGCGTGGCGCTTATCGACCGCCGTGCGCCCGGGCAGGAGACGTCGCACGGCAATGGCGGCCTGATACAGCGCGAGGGCGTCTACCCCTATGCCTTCCCGCGCAGCCTGCGCGCGCTGTTCAAGTACGCCGGCAATCGCGCCCCGGACGTGCGCTACCACGCCACCGCCTTGCCGCGCGTGGCGCCGTTCCTGGCACGGTACTGGTGGCATTCGGCGCCGCGCAGCCATGCGGCCATCGCCCGCCGCTACGCCACCTTGATCGAGCATTGCGTCGCGGAGCACCGCGTGCTGGCCCGCATGGCCGGCGTGGCGGACATGATCCGGCCGTCCGGGTGGCTGAAAGTCTTTCGCGACGCGGCCTCGCAAGACCGGGAACTGCGGCAGTCGGAACAATGGCGGCGCGAATACGGCGTGGCCTACGAAGCCCATGACGCGGCCAGCCTGCGCGCGATCGAACCGCATCTCTCGGGCCTGGTCGGCGCGCTGCGCTACGTCGACGCCGATACGGTCGGCGATCCCCGGGGGCTGACGCAGGCCTACGCCCGCTACTTCCAGCGGCTGGGCGGACAGCTGCTGGTGGGCGACGCCATGTCGCTGGAGCCGGGCTGGAGCGTCGATACCGACGCCGGGCCGGTGCAGGGACGCGCGGCGGTCGTGGCGCTGGGGCCCTGGTCGGGCGACCTGGGCCGGCGCCTGGGTTACCGGCTGCCGCTCGCGGTCAAGCGCGGCTATCACATGCATTACAAGGCGCAGGCGGGCACCGGCTTGCGCCATCCGGTCCTGGACGCGGACAACGGGTTCCTGCTGGCGCCCATGGCGCAAGGCATACGGCTGACCACGGGCGCCGAATTCGCCTTGCGCGACGCGCGGCGTACGCCGGTACAACTGGCCGCCGTGGAGCCCCTGGCGCGGGCCATCTTTCCGCTGGGCGAACCGGTCGACACCCAGGCGTGGATGGGCGCGCGGCCCTGTACGCCGGACATGATGCCTATCGTGGGGCCCGCGCCGCGCCATGGCAATCTGTGGTTCGCCTGCGGACATGCGCACCACGGGCTGACGCTGGGCCCGGTGACGGGGCGGCTGCTGGCCGAGATGATGACCGGCGCGGAAACCCTGGTGGATCCGGCGCCATTCGCGATGACGCGTTTCCGGACCTGA
- a CDS encoding Bug family tripartite tricarboxylate transporter substrate binding protein, which translates to MKIHALIAATGLAAACVAAAPALAADSYPARPITLVIPFPPGGATDVAGRVLAQGLTKQLGQNVIVENRAGAGTVIGASYVARSAPDGYTLLVSSGTTFTINPAVRGDLPYDPVKSFQPLGIVARTGLILLANPKVPVHDIPSFLAYVKDPAHPATPYGSFGSGTTANFVGEAFAAAAGIQLTHVPYKGSSPAMADLIGGQIPFSVDTVAAALPQIKSGKVKPVAVSSPRRSSFLPDVPTFADQGYPQIAMDTWLMVAAPRGIPDGVKSRLETALAAVVADPDARQSLQAQGFEVGFQDAAAGSALIAKELPQMHEIAQRAHIKVE; encoded by the coding sequence ATGAAAATCCATGCCTTGATCGCCGCCACCGGCCTTGCAGCCGCCTGCGTCGCCGCCGCGCCGGCCCTCGCCGCGGACAGCTATCCCGCGCGTCCCATTACGCTGGTGATCCCGTTTCCCCCGGGCGGCGCCACCGACGTGGCGGGCCGCGTGCTGGCCCAGGGCCTGACGAAACAGCTGGGCCAGAACGTGATCGTCGAGAACCGCGCCGGCGCGGGCACCGTGATCGGCGCCTCCTACGTGGCGCGCTCCGCGCCGGACGGCTACACGCTGCTGGTCAGCTCCGGCACTACCTTCACCATCAACCCGGCGGTGCGCGGCGATCTGCCCTATGACCCGGTCAAGAGCTTCCAGCCCCTGGGCATCGTCGCGCGCACCGGCCTGATCCTGCTGGCCAATCCCAAGGTGCCCGTGCATGACATCCCTTCTTTCCTGGCCTATGTGAAGGACCCGGCCCACCCGGCCACCCCCTATGGTTCCTTCGGCAGCGGCACCACCGCCAATTTCGTGGGCGAGGCCTTCGCGGCCGCCGCCGGCATCCAGCTGACCCATGTGCCGTACAAGGGCAGCTCGCCGGCGATGGCCGACCTGATCGGGGGCCAGATTCCATTTTCGGTCGACACGGTCGCCGCCGCGCTGCCGCAGATCAAGAGCGGCAAGGTCAAGCCGGTCGCGGTGTCCAGCCCGCGGCGCTCCAGCTTCCTGCCGGATGTGCCGACCTTCGCCGACCAGGGCTATCCGCAGATCGCCATGGACACCTGGCTGATGGTGGCCGCGCCGCGCGGCATCCCGGACGGCGTCAAGAGCCGGCTGGAGACGGCGCTCGCCGCCGTCGTGGCCGATCCGGACGCACGCCAGAGCCTGCAGGCGCAAGGCTTCGAAGTGGGTTTCCAGGACGCTGCCGCCGGCTCGGCGCTGATCGCGAAGGAATTGCCGCAGATGCATGAAATCGCCCAGCGCGCCCACATCAAGGTGGAATGA
- a CDS encoding LysR family transcriptional regulator: MNTPALQSPALRYFLEVVRCGSVTDAAERLEVAPSAVSRQIARLEREMDTLLFERRARGMVPNAAGELLAAHAKRVRQDLDRLGSDILALRGVRQGQIRLVGTEGYAFGFIPALIASFRREYTGIRFSLEAVSQQDIPRRIRDGEADIGLTLSLTSERDIRVELRTPAPVMAVLAPDHPLAGKRTLSLAQLVPYPLALPDRASTLRQLLEISCSRQQLVYEPAFTSRHLDALITFAAESGGVTFCGELAVRGRLKRGEVVCVPLRDREMNERHFEVQTLAGRPLPEACKAFIAHLKKVI; encoded by the coding sequence ATGAACACTCCCGCCCTGCAAAGCCCTGCCCTGCGCTACTTCCTGGAAGTCGTCCGCTGCGGATCCGTCACGGACGCCGCCGAACGCCTGGAGGTCGCGCCCTCCGCCGTCAGCCGCCAGATCGCGCGCCTGGAACGGGAGATGGACACGCTGCTGTTCGAACGGCGCGCGCGCGGCATGGTGCCCAACGCGGCGGGCGAGCTGCTGGCCGCGCATGCCAAGCGCGTCCGCCAGGACCTGGACCGCCTGGGCAGCGATATCCTGGCCCTGCGCGGGGTACGCCAGGGGCAGATCCGCCTGGTCGGCACCGAAGGGTATGCCTTCGGTTTCATCCCCGCGCTGATCGCCTCCTTCCGGCGCGAATACACAGGCATCCGCTTCTCGCTGGAGGCCGTGTCGCAGCAGGACATCCCGCGCCGCATCCGCGACGGCGAGGCGGACATCGGCCTGACCTTGAGCCTGACTTCCGAACGCGACATCCGTGTGGAGCTGCGCACGCCCGCCCCCGTCATGGCCGTGCTGGCGCCGGATCATCCCCTGGCCGGCAAACGTACGCTGTCGCTGGCGCAACTGGTCCCCTACCCGCTGGCGCTGCCGGACCGCGCCTCGACCCTGCGCCAATTGCTGGAGATCTCCTGCAGCCGCCAGCAACTGGTCTACGAGCCGGCCTTCACCAGCCGCCACCTGGATGCGCTGATCACCTTCGCGGCGGAATCCGGCGGCGTAACCTTTTGCGGGGAGCTCGCGGTACGCGGCCGCCTCAAGCGCGGCGAGGTCGTATGCGTGCCGCTGCGCGACCGCGAAATGAACGAGCGGCACTTCGAAGTCCAGACCCTAGCCGGCCGCCCGCTGCCGGAGGCCTGCAAGGCCTTCATTGCCCACCTGAAGAAGGTGATATAA
- a CDS encoding chromate transporter translates to MNPTSTRAGETAPQDGAGYTLWQLVRYFLRLGAMGFGGPVALAGYMHRDLVESRKWIGDADYKEGLALAQLAPGPLAAQLAIYLGYVHYRVAGATMVGIAFVLPSFAMVVALGWAYVRYGGLAWMQSVFYGVGAAVIGIIAISAYRLTTKSVGKDWLLRIVYLVLAVVTVITESEMAWLFLAAGVLAWLWRAPPKWLRQGRLPMMAAVSLPAAGATVGMIDWPLLAQIGVFFAKAGAFVFGSGLAIVPFLYGGVVTELHWLNDKQFVDAVAVAMITPGPVVITVGFIGYLVAGFPGACVAAAATFLPCYLFTILPAPYFKKYGKRPAILAFVDGVTAAAVGAITGAVIVLAQRSIVDLPTGLLAVGTAAVLMRFKLPEPVIVLAAAAIGLIAYPLLHR, encoded by the coding sequence ATGAACCCCACTTCCACAAGGGCCGGCGAGACGGCCCCGCAAGACGGCGCCGGCTACACCCTATGGCAGCTCGTCCGGTACTTTCTCCGCCTGGGCGCGATGGGTTTCGGCGGGCCGGTCGCCTTGGCCGGCTATATGCACCGGGACCTGGTCGAATCGCGCAAGTGGATCGGCGACGCCGACTACAAGGAAGGACTGGCGCTGGCGCAACTCGCGCCCGGTCCGCTGGCCGCGCAATTGGCGATCTATCTGGGCTATGTGCATTACCGGGTCGCCGGCGCGACCATGGTCGGCATCGCCTTCGTGCTGCCATCCTTCGCGATGGTCGTCGCGCTGGGATGGGCCTACGTGCGCTACGGCGGCCTGGCGTGGATGCAATCGGTGTTCTACGGGGTAGGCGCCGCCGTCATCGGCATCATCGCGATCAGCGCCTATAGGCTCACCACCAAGAGCGTCGGCAAGGACTGGCTGCTCCGGATCGTCTATCTCGTGCTGGCCGTTGTGACCGTCATCACGGAATCGGAGATGGCCTGGCTGTTCCTGGCCGCCGGCGTGCTGGCCTGGCTATGGCGGGCGCCGCCGAAATGGCTGCGGCAAGGCAGGTTGCCCATGATGGCGGCCGTTTCCCTGCCCGCGGCCGGCGCCACCGTCGGCATGATCGATTGGCCGCTGCTGGCCCAGATCGGCGTGTTCTTCGCCAAGGCCGGGGCCTTCGTGTTCGGCTCGGGGCTGGCCATCGTGCCGTTTCTCTACGGCGGCGTGGTGACGGAGCTGCATTGGCTCAACGACAAGCAGTTCGTCGACGCGGTGGCCGTGGCCATGATCACGCCGGGTCCCGTGGTGATCACCGTCGGCTTTATCGGCTACCTAGTCGCCGGATTTCCGGGCGCCTGCGTCGCCGCGGCCGCCACCTTCCTGCCTTGCTATCTCTTCACCATCCTGCCGGCGCCGTATTTCAAGAAGTATGGCAAACGGCCCGCCATTCTTGCCTTCGTCGACGGCGTTACCGCGGCCGCCGTCGGCGCGATTACCGGCGCGGTCATCGTCCTGGCGCAGCGTTCGATCGTCGACCTGCCCACCGGCCTGCTGGCCGTGGGAACGGCCGCGGTCCTGATGCGATTCAAGCTGCCGGAGCCGGTCATCGTGCTTGCCGCCGCGGCGATCGGCCTGATCGCCTACCCGCTGCTGCATCGTTGA
- a CDS encoding D-serine ammonia-lyase, whose translation MGVDAGPGAEALAALRSARPLLWLRTSASRAAPGGDPVVDPALVAQAQARFQRFAPLLADLAPETAATGGIIESPLLPAPRMRQALGLAPNQGSLYIKADHGLAVAGSIKARGGIHEVLQFAESLAMREGLLGARDDYRALGGDAARARFARHRIAVGSTGNLGMSIGIIAALLGFQAEVHMSADAKPWKKARLRAHGVKVIEHTGDYERAVAAGRGSAAADPLAYFVDDERSVALFAGYAAAALHLRDQLRSAGIQVDREHPLFVYLPCGVGGAPGGIAYGLKMLFGADVHCFFAEPVQSPCFLVGMMAQGGEIPGLPALPSVYDLGLENRTEADGLAVPRASELALGAMATRLSGVYTVSDDRLFADLARLYESEGLRIEPSAAAGFSGPERVCGSAAGTRYLREHGLESRMAGATHLAWTTGGRFVPAEEFDQFLSRGRSSAANP comes from the coding sequence ATGGGCGTCGATGCGGGCCCCGGCGCGGAGGCCCTGGCCGCGCTGCGATCCGCGCGGCCCTTGCTTTGGTTGCGTACGTCGGCGTCCCGCGCGGCCCCCGGCGGCGATCCCGTTGTCGACCCGGCGCTCGTGGCGCAGGCGCAAGCCCGCTTCCAGCGCTTCGCCCCCTTGCTCGCCGACCTCGCCCCCGAGACCGCCGCCACGGGTGGCATCATCGAGTCGCCCTTGCTGCCGGCGCCACGCATGCGGCAGGCGCTGGGCCTGGCGCCAAACCAGGGCAGCTTGTATATCAAGGCGGACCATGGACTGGCGGTGGCCGGCTCCATCAAGGCGCGCGGCGGTATCCATGAGGTGCTGCAGTTCGCCGAAAGCCTGGCCATGCGCGAAGGCCTGCTCGGGGCTCGGGACGATTACCGCGCATTGGGCGGCGATGCGGCGCGCGCCCGCTTCGCCCGCCATCGCATCGCCGTGGGCTCCACCGGCAACCTGGGCATGTCCATAGGCATCATCGCCGCGCTATTGGGCTTCCAGGCGGAGGTGCACATGTCGGCGGACGCCAAGCCCTGGAAGAAGGCGCGGCTGCGCGCCCATGGCGTCAAGGTCATCGAACATACCGGCGACTACGAACGCGCGGTGGCGGCCGGCCGCGGCAGCGCCGCCGCGGATCCCCTGGCGTATTTCGTGGACGACGAACGCTCCGTGGCCCTGTTCGCCGGCTACGCGGCGGCGGCGCTGCACCTGCGGGACCAACTGCGGTCCGCCGGCATCCAGGTCGACCGCGAGCATCCCTTGTTCGTCTATCTGCCTTGCGGCGTGGGCGGGGCGCCCGGTGGCATCGCCTATGGCCTGAAGATGCTGTTCGGCGCGGACGTCCATTGCTTCTTCGCGGAGCCGGTGCAGTCGCCATGCTTTCTGGTGGGAATGATGGCCCAGGGCGGGGAAATCCCGGGCCTGCCGGCGCTGCCGTCGGTCTACGACCTGGGCCTGGAGAATCGCACCGAGGCGGACGGGCTGGCGGTGCCGCGTGCGTCGGAGCTGGCGCTGGGCGCGATGGCCACACGGCTGTCCGGGGTGTACACGGTCAGCGACGATCGCCTGTTCGCCGACCTGGCCCGCCTGTACGAAAGCGAAGGGCTGCGCATCGAGCCCTCGGCGGCCGCGGGGTTCAGCGGCCCCGAGCGCGTGTGCGGCAGCGCGGCCGGCACCCGTTACTTGCGCGAGCACGGCCTGGAATCCCGCATGGCCGGCGCCACGCATCTGGCCTGGACCACGGGCGGCCGGTTCGTGCCCGCCGAAGAATTCGACCAGTTCCTGAGCCGCGGCAGGTCCAGCGCGGCCAATCCTTGA
- a CDS encoding amidase, with protein MPSNSSLVSLDAVELRRLIGTRQISPVELLEACIDRIAAINPYVNAITATAYERARAEARAAEQAVMRGEELGLLHGLPLGVKDLEPTAGLLTTYGSEIHRANVPGQDVELVARLRRAGAIVTAKTNVPEMGAGANSRNTVWGATGNPFNPNLNAGGSSGGSAAALACDMLPVCTGSDTGGSLRIPAAKCGVVGFRPSPGVVPSVRKLLGWTPISVVGPMGRTVADACLQLAASAGMDAGDPLSYPLDPLSFLRPGRADLGNLRVAYTEDFGICAVDDGIRAVFREKIAAMRHLFAACDAVDFDMGQAHRCFDVLRAESFVAGMGEAYENDPASLGPNTRANYEMGAAMSLKDSAWAHAEQTRLVKRFQTVYADYDLVLSPTTPVSPFPWTQLYAETINGQRQENYYRWLALTYVITLTTHPAISLPCGRDRQGMPFGLQVVGRFRGDHALLAAARAMEQAFAGVPALARPRPDLSHMPAAVPALTSIVTHPPILGGRQGGAATSAV; from the coding sequence ATGCCATCGAATTCTTCTCTCGTATCCCTGGATGCCGTGGAACTGCGGCGCTTGATCGGCACCCGGCAAATCTCGCCGGTCGAACTGCTGGAGGCCTGCATCGACCGCATCGCCGCCATCAATCCGTATGTGAACGCGATCACGGCAACGGCCTACGAGCGGGCCCGCGCGGAGGCCCGTGCCGCCGAACAGGCCGTCATGCGCGGCGAGGAGCTCGGCCTGCTGCACGGGCTGCCGCTGGGCGTGAAGGACCTCGAACCGACGGCGGGATTGCTGACCACGTATGGATCCGAAATCCACCGGGCCAATGTGCCCGGGCAGGATGTCGAACTGGTCGCGCGATTGCGGCGTGCCGGCGCGATCGTTACCGCCAAGACCAATGTGCCGGAGATGGGCGCCGGCGCGAATTCGCGCAACACCGTGTGGGGCGCCACGGGCAATCCCTTCAACCCCAATCTGAACGCGGGCGGATCGTCCGGCGGCTCGGCCGCGGCGCTGGCCTGCGACATGCTGCCGGTGTGCACGGGTTCCGATACCGGCGGCTCGCTGCGGATACCGGCGGCCAAGTGCGGCGTCGTCGGTTTCCGGCCGTCCCCGGGCGTGGTGCCCAGCGTGCGCAAGTTGCTGGGCTGGACGCCGATTTCCGTGGTGGGACCCATGGGGCGTACCGTGGCCGACGCCTGCCTGCAACTTGCCGCGAGCGCGGGCATGGATGCGGGCGATCCGCTCAGCTACCCGCTGGATCCGCTGTCCTTCCTGCGGCCCGGCAGGGCCGACTTGGGAAACCTGCGTGTCGCCTATACCGAGGATTTCGGGATCTGCGCGGTCGATGACGGCATACGCGCCGTCTTCCGCGAAAAAATCGCCGCCATGCGCCATCTGTTCGCGGCCTGCGACGCGGTGGACTTCGATATGGGGCAGGCGCACCGCTGCTTCGACGTGCTGCGCGCGGAGTCCTTCGTGGCCGGCATGGGAGAAGCCTATGAAAACGATCCCGCCAGCCTGGGGCCGAACACCCGCGCCAACTACGAAATGGGCGCGGCCATGAGCCTGAAGGACAGCGCCTGGGCCCATGCCGAACAGACCCGCCTGGTCAAGCGTTTCCAGACCGTCTATGCCGATTACGACCTGGTCCTGTCGCCCACCACGCCCGTCTCGCCTTTTCCCTGGACGCAGCTTTACGCCGAGACCATCAATGGCCAGCGGCAAGAGAATTACTACCGCTGGCTGGCGCTGACCTATGTCATCACGCTCACGACCCATCCGGCCATCTCGCTGCCCTGCGGCCGCGATCGCCAGGGCATGCCCTTCGGCTTGCAGGTGGTGGGCCGTTTCCGTGGCGACCACGCGCTGCTCGCCGCCGCGCGGGCCATGGAGCAGGCATTCGCCGGCGTGCCGGCGCTGGCGCGTCCGCGTCCGGACCTGTCGCACATGCCGGCGGCCGTCCCCGCGCTGACGTCCATCGTGACCCATCCGCCCATCCTGGGTGGGCGGCAGGGCGGGGCGGCGACCTCCGCGGTTTGA
- a CDS encoding chromate resistance protein ChrB domain-containing protein: MKWITREHPKIDRIACPWLIARFVDDTPEFLYVAPPDVLRIAEETGAIPYDIPGVELTHVGEQCSFDAFLRKYGLGDDPALQRLAGIVRGADTSRLDLTPQSGGLYAISLGLSHLYADDREMLDHGMVMYDALYAWCRSCQDETHAWPPRM, translated from the coding sequence ATGAAATGGATCACAAGGGAACATCCCAAGATCGACCGTATCGCCTGCCCCTGGCTGATCGCGCGCTTCGTCGACGACACGCCCGAATTCCTTTACGTTGCACCGCCTGACGTACTGCGCATCGCCGAGGAGACCGGCGCGATTCCCTACGACATTCCCGGCGTGGAGCTCACCCACGTGGGCGAGCAATGCAGCTTCGACGCCTTCCTGCGCAAATACGGCCTGGGCGACGATCCCGCCTTGCAGCGGCTGGCCGGCATCGTCCGGGGCGCGGATACTTCGCGCCTGGACCTGACGCCCCAATCGGGAGGGCTGTATGCGATCTCGCTGGGCCTTTCGCACCTGTATGCGGACGACCGCGAGATGCTCGACCACGGCATGGTGATGTACGACGCGCTCTATGCCTGGTGCAGGTCCTGCCAGGACGAGACGCACGCCTGGCCGCCCAGAATGTAG